A single window of Microplitis demolitor isolate Queensland-Clemson2020A chromosome 7, iyMicDemo2.1a, whole genome shotgun sequence DNA harbors:
- the LOC103575426 gene encoding uncharacterized protein LOC103575426: MCEAKTKLSFFIIIIIIISITIDAINVSAKNQPLVNLSVGSTLNINNLNSKSVEIIGNLFSGTDKTKYIKKNNYPEHYRGITISKVPCLSLESLKLYNYLKINVYNNGEYSSYNTKLSNNINFGIPQAFMRNNYFYGVIEICRIKKIDELNIKVIDEYDFFNMDTGMNYNILLNATAIFHLRNNRETHYVSSITTGNCFYQFYVNEEKLCNVKRYYFDIDKINNFFEFPLYKSHITTASRKKFIMNWRKNYDFSNNINYSLHKFSGLTPNDQLDIINRLGNDVIISLELKPLFEMPKTEKKQKELQADHYERLAGLRAGDIININDLRKINSRLKVNSIDVSSNRIAKMPILKSNYTNCYEYNETRGIYLQPINYTSHYGSQIVYDKINLFEEIIKRKYYGVKRKYLNENYKCLKITICSEMVRRKTNIEFLNEKSKNDIFFNKNIVLGLHNYNKTHYVAKTERGQCLFQTLIYPVETNNRNEAKLLTPVYTGKILSANNNNTLENLVQKRLNGNGKDLWTMKDDPIDILFILNEFRYNYKTNINIFLKKTY; the protein is encoded by the exons ATGTGTGAAGCAAAAACTAagttgtcattttttataattattattattattattagtattacaATTGATGCTATAAATGTAAGTGCAAAAAATCAACCACTGGTAAATTTATCTGTTGGAAGTACGTtgaatataaacaatttaaattcaaagtctGTCGAAATAATTGGTAATTTATTCAGCGGTACtgataaaactaaatatattaaaaaaaacaattatccCGAACATTATCGTGGAATCACAATTTCAAAAGTTCCATGTTTGTCACTAGAATCATTAaagttatataattatttaaaaattaatgtttataataatgGAGAATATTCATCTTACAACACAAAACTatcaaataacataaattttggTATCCCTCAAGCTTTTATgcgtaataattatttttatggtgTTATCGAAATTtgtcgtattaaaaaaatcgatgaattaaatattaaagttattgatgaatatgatttttttaatatggaTACAGGtatgaattataatattttactaaatgcAACAGCAATTTTTCATCTTAGAAATAATAGAGAAACACATTACGTATCATCTATTACCACCGGAAACTGTTTTTatcaa ttttatgtaaatgaagaaaaattatgcAACGTCAAGCGTTATTATTTTGACATTGacaagataaataatttttttgaatttcctttGTACAAAAGTCATATAACAACTgctagtagaaaaaaatttatcatgaactggagaaaaaattatgatttttcaaataatattaattattcactacacaaattttctggTTTGACACCAAACGATCAGTTAGACATTATAAATCGTCTTGGAAATGACGTTATAATAAGCCTTGAGTTAAAACCACTGTTCGAAATGccaaagacagaaaaaaaacaaaaagaattgCAAGCTGACCACTATGAAAGATTGGCTGGTTTGAGAGCAGGCGatattataaacataaatgatctaagaaaaataaattcgcgATTGAAAGTAAACAGCATAGATGTCAGCTCCAATAGAATTGCAAAAATGCCAATTTTAAAGAGTAATTACACAAATTGTTATGAATATAATGAAACTAGAGGAATTTATTTGCAACCGATAAACTATACGTCACACTATGGATCTCAGATAgtctatgataaaataaacctttttgaagaaataattaaacgcAAATACTACGGAGTAAAacgaaaatatttgaatgaaaattataagtgCCTGAAAATAACTATTTGTTCCGAAATGGTAAGGAGAAAaacaaatattgaatttttgaacgaaaaatcgaaaaatgatattttttttaacaagaaTATTGTACTGGgattacataattataataaaacgcACTATGTTGCAAAGACTGAACGAGGACAATGTTTGTTTcag ACTCTAATTTATCCTGTGGAAACTAATAATCGTAATGAGGCGAAACTTTTAACCCCAGTGTACAcaggaaaaatattatcagccaataataataatactctgGAAAATTTGGTACAAAAACGTCTTAATGGCAATGGAAAAGATCTTTGGACTATGAAAGATGACCCAatagacattttatttatattaaatgaatttcgtTACAATTATAAgactaatataaatatttttttgaagaagACATACTAA
- the LOC103575427 gene encoding uncharacterized protein LOC103575427, giving the protein MNAIINKIYLVIKIISFISIIININEAEDFTVGDTINTFESINSINKVADIFNGFDGLKFIKEKKFNDIIDDYFLVADEFCLTFESLKRFYYPQVFIDGKISSNTPSKLFSYMDNSLNKFLGINSNYVNNNFFKYGIVKICKIVESKDLNIEIIDDKYFPNINSGANYNILLNKTVVFRLKRDSETHYISSISTGTCLLQIYINDAHKCITNDGDKSLKYKDSFFKNPIFKGHITTLSNNHSLENFIDHYYLMSNIDYSLFTFPHLALNYKADIIDKFENDAIVRVDLNSLPELPRHTKLLPSKNKTKSVDIVPGDILNLDDLLDDKSTNISIDNVLIDSNDYLAVPFVSYNYTKCYDLAKKNDVKLEFSHYLSPDKFFKTDYKLNYFEEVMRRKYYGVDRKYLGDRYTCLKITVCSQFFKKRLHFSPLTIIKLDEQAKDNTKYNIFENNNILLWYTKNNETHYVTRTEKGDCLFQALIFPLELEYYADKTQLSDNPIHKGKILSATNNTEFEFRTELFSNNDLRVFIEANSNILFTLKTFDGLNKNALTKNALINVYLDEMY; this is encoded by the exons ATGAacgcaataataaataaaatttatctagtgataaaaattatttcatttatttcaataattataaatatcaatgaagCGGAAGACTTTACTGTAGGTGATACAATAAATACATTCGAGTCTATAAATTCGATAAATAAAGTAGCGGACATATTTAACGGCTTTGACGgattaaagtttattaaagaaaaaaaatttaatgatattattGATGATTACTTTTTGGTAGCCGATGAATTCTGCTTGACATTTGAATCTCTAAAACGTTTTTACTATCCACAAGTTTTTATCGATGGAAAAATATCAAGCAATACACcgtcaaaattatttagttacatggataattcattgaataaatttttgggtATTAATAGCAATTacgtgaataataattttttcaaatatggGATTGTTAAAATATGCAAAATCGTAGAAAGTAAAGATCTAAATATTGAGATTATCgacgataaatattttccaaatatCAATTCGGGtgcaaattataatattttattaaataaaacggtTGTTTTTCGGCTGAAACGGGACTCTGAAACTCATTATATTTCATCTATCTCTACCGGAACTTGTTTGCTTCAG atttatataaatgatgCTCATAAATGTATTACTAATGATGGTGATAAATCATTAAAGTATAaagatagtttttttaaaaatccaataTTCAAAGGTCACATAACAACTCTCAGTAATAATCATagtcttgaaaattttatcgacCATTATTATCTTATGAGTAATATTGACTATTCTCTGTTTACATTTCCACACCTAGCCCTTAATTATAAAGCAGATATAATTGACAAATTTGAAAACGATGCTATAGTGAGAGTTGATTTAAATTCCTTGCCTGAATTACCGCGACATACGAAACTGCTGCCgtcgaaaaataaaacaaaatcagTAGACATTGTTCCAGGCGACATATTGAATTTGGATGATTTACTTGATGATAAATCGACAAATATATCTATTGACAATGTATTAATTGACTCGAATGATTATTTGGCAGTGCCCTTTGTGTCATACAATTACACAAAATGTTATgatttagctaaaaaaaatgatgtaaaaTTAGAATTTAGCCATTATTTATCAccggataaattttttaagactgATTAcaagttgaattattttgaagaAGTAATGAGACGGAAATATTATGGAGTCGATCGTAAATATTTGGGTGATAGATATACTTGTTTGAAAATAACCGTTTgttcacaattttttaagaaaagatTGCATTTTTCtccattaacaataataaaattagatgAACAAGCTAAGGACAATAccaaatataatatttttgaaaataataatattttactgtgGTACACTAAAAACAATGAAACACATTATGTTACTCGTACGGAAAAAGGCGACTGTTTATTCCAG GCGTTAATATTTCCGCTTGAACTTGAGTACTATGCAGACAAAACACAACTCAGCGATAATCCTATACACAAGGGTAAAATATTATCAGCAACCAATAACACTGAATTCGAATTTCGgactgaattattttctaataatgATCTCAGAGTTTTTATAGAAGCCAACagtaatattttgtttaccttaaaaacttttgatggattaaataaaaacgcTCTTACGAAGAATGCTTTAATAAATGTCTACTTAGATGaaatgtattga